From the Jilunia laotingensis genome, the window ATAATAGCTGCGGACAGCTGGAGCCCCCATACCCGCTCCCGTCAAATCACTTAATGGCGCACATACTGTTTGAACACCATCAAATGAGATTTTGACTATCAGACTGCGCATTAATGAAATATAATTAGCGGAGCCAACTTCCGATACGCGAATCGAAAGGCTTCGAACCGCTTTCTCTCCGTCCGGAAGTTCCATCCTTAGAGACGAGTGGGCTGTCAATCTGCTCTCTTTTATTTCGGGATTTTCAGCATAGTTTTTGGGATGCATGAGTTGCTCGCTGATTTTCTGTGCTTTACCTTGCAAAGCCTCTCCGTCTTTAAGGGTAAAAGTCTGAACTTTGGTTTCTTTAAGGAACTTGCGACAAGAAGCATGAAAGAAGTAATCACGATCTACATTGTCTGCCGTTATTTTACAGCTTTGCGCATAAGGGAGGGGATAGTAGAAACTGCTTCCTTGTGTGGTAGAATAGTGTTCATGCTTGTACAATAACCCTTCGGGGATGTCTAGCGGAAATAGAGAAATATCATAAGCCGGAATAAAAATGCGGGCTTCCTTTTCTCCGTCAAAGTAGATACGTAGATTAGCACCGTCGGAGCCACCGGTAGTAAGTATTCGGGTAATTACACCGGGACCTTCTTCATCGAACAATACTTTCTCTACCCGTCCGTTATTGGCTTCGTAACGAACAAATCCTGTATTATCACGATTGGCATGCCAAGAAGGGGTGCCCGGTATTACTGACCTGCGATCATAACTGGACACGTGTTTGGTCGTAAAAACCGGGGCAGGAAAACAAGGTTCGGATTCTACAGAAACCATTTCTTCCATCAATGATTCTAAGGTGATAAAATCTCTGCCCGAAGAGCAAATCGGATCTTTACAGGAATGGAGTGACAAAATAGTCGCAAGGCTGTATAAATATAATAAAGAAGTAGTTCTCATTCGTATGTGATTTTGAAGTTAATGTAAGCTTCGAAAGCAGTTTCTTCATAAATGGTGGCTAATCGCACCGGACGACCGAAACATCCTTCGAACATAGATGTCATTATTTTATCCAATTTGTGTTCTATGATAATGTTATAATAAGTTTTGTATTGATTTTATGAGCGTTAATTGATATTCCAGATTGATTTTAAAGAATATATGTCGGCTGATACTATCTTGATTTGTTTATCTGTGGAGAGAGAATAAAACCGATTGAGTAAATCGGGCATGAAATTAGAGGTAATGACTACTTCACCATCATTACCGAAAATCTCGATGCTTGTCCGATCTACTAAGATACGCAGTTTCATCTTGCCATCGATACTTTTTAATGTGGCTCTACCTAAGTCGGCCCATTTATTGTCTACCGTTGGTCCGTCACAGAAAATCTGTTGTTTATCAGCGTCATAGTATATATTAGCGCCACGAATACCAATTGTAAAAGAAGAAGACCGGGTCATATCGAATTCAAATTGCATATCATATAAGTCGCCTTTCAATTTATTTAATATGTTATTACCTGCCGTAATTGTCTTATTCTTCCATCTATCATATTGATCATAAAGATTACTGATTTCTCTGACAGGGATTCTGTATGCTCTTAATCCATTTGGGGTACTGTGCAGAGTGAGTTCCGTCGGAAAGTTCATCTGTTGTTCAAACGGCATATCCGGATAGCGCTGTGTAGGCATCCATGCGAGATGCAGGCATCTGCCATCGGGGACATTACTCCATGTCATCGCTGCATAGAAGTTCCTGCCAAAGTCTCCTTCCAGTATTCCCGTTTCCGGTTGGAAGTGAGTACCATCGAACGAACCGATCTTATATTTGCCGTTAGCACCATAAAACAGCCATTTAATATTGTTACTGTCTCCGTCAACCGGAAGAGGGAAAAAACCCGGACATTCCGTGACCCCATCAAGCGTCAGAGACGATAGTTGTCTCCAATCCTTTAGATTGTTGGAAGCAAATAGACCGAATTCGCATCCCTTATCCATATAAAGAGACATTATCCATTGTCTGGAGTTCGCATCCCATACCATTTTGGGATCACGGTTGGCTTTATGGATGTTTCGTATGATGGGATTCTTGTCATAGTAAGTAAAGGTCTTGCCAGCATCCGTACTATAAGCGATACATTGTGTACACAGCGGACCTAAGCCATCGTCAGGATGCCCACCGTTGGTTATGAATGCGATGATCGGTTTCTCATCTCCGTTTTGGAAGCCGGTTACGTTGTGTTCATCTACTACGGCAGAGCCAGACCAGCAACCCGCCCATACCTTATGAGGAGTAATGTGGTTCGGAATCTGTTCCCAATGAATCAAATCCTCGCTGATGGCATGTCCCCAGTCTTTGTAAGCACCGGGGCGATGCGGTGGCATATATTGGAAAAACATGTGATATATTCCATCATAATAAATCAAACCATTCGGATCATTCAGCCAGTTCTTCTTGGCAGAGAAATGAAACTGCGGACGATAAGCTTCTGTGTAATATTCAGGCCGACCGTCCTTCAGGTTCTGTACTCCGGAAAGTAGCATGACCTCCTTGTCAGACAAGTAACGATTCCACAAGCCGATGTGATCAATCAAACCATCGAAAACAAATTCCGCTGAAGCGTTGGAAGTGTCGGAATATCCTTCTCCATCCTTGTACTGACCACCAATCAATAACGGACGCCTGTTCCAGTCTCGAATATCGCCTACTGTAACTTCATCATCCCGGAGTTGTCCATCCACATACAATTCGGAAGTTTTTCCGTTAAAACGAAAAATGATGTCGTGCCATAGTGTAAGTTCTTCTCTAGGTATTCTATATTTTAAAAGGTGTGCCCCTGCAATATCATCACTTCCCAATAATACCTCTAGATAAATGTTTTTTCCCTGGGGATTGAAAGCAACATTGTAAGCAAGGCTTTGATCATTACCCGCTTTTGTTAAGATAGGGGTGTAGCCGGTGATATAATTTGCTTTCACTCTGGCCAGAATAGAAAGGTGTTTACCATTTAAGTTCAGTTCATTGTCTGCCCCCTGTCCCGCACTTAGGAAGCCGCCATCGAATTTAGCTACTAAGGCATCCCCTCCCCGGGCTTTAGAAGCATCAGCTTCTTCTCCCTGTAAGGTAATGACGGAAACATTTCCATTCTTCGTGAGCCTGCTGTTCTTTTGTGTAGCATCATTTAAATCTTTGAACGTCCATACGGCTATTGCACCTTTCTTGAAAGGATGATCCGGAGCAGTTCCTAAACAGGAATTTCCATAGATTGCATGACTAAATGGAAACAGGCAGATATATGACGTTATCACATATCTGCTGAATTGTTTTCTTCTGATTGCGGTGTATTTCATATTATACATTGCTAAATATGTTTATTTTTACAGGTTAAACGACATCGCAAATATAATATTTTATTCCCTATATGCAAATAAAATAAATACATATATGATTTACATATGATAATTTTATTATTTACATATATATGTTGTAAAGGGGGATTATATGTAAATAGAAGGAATGACCATCTGTTATTAAAGGATCTTTCATTCGAGTGAAAGTGTAATATCATTCGTAAAAACATCCCTGTCTGATCACCTATACTTCAAGCGGTTACGTTTAATTCATTCTGCAACTGAATTAAAGAAATTTTCATACATAAACTTATCCCCCGACTGAAGGCATTCGACCTCACCGATGAACACCCTGTTGATCACCGAGGAAGCCCCCCTTCATCACCGAGGAAGAGGTCGTTGATCACCGAGGTAAAAATAGGCTATAATATACTTTGATTATCAATCATTTGGCTTTGCATAATTGATATTGCCACACAGAGATCAGCTAACGAAATTTATTGACATAATCCCTGCTGACAGGTCGGTATACGATCCACA encodes:
- a CDS encoding glycoside hydrolase family 172 protein, producing MRTTSLLYLYSLATILSLHSCKDPICSSGRDFITLESLMEEMVSVESEPCFPAPVFTTKHVSSYDRRSVIPGTPSWHANRDNTGFVRYEANNGRVEKVLFDEEGPGVITRILTTGGSDGANLRIYFDGEKEARIFIPAYDISLFPLDIPEGLLYKHEHYSTTQGSSFYYPLPYAQSCKITADNVDRDYFFHASCRKFLKETKVQTFTLKDGEALQGKAQKISEQLMHPKNYAENPEIKESRLTAHSSLRMELPDGEKAVRSLSIRVSEVGSANYISLMRSLIVKISFDGVQTVCAPLSDLTGAGMGAPAVRSYYLEADGKGYSELRFVMPYRRKAHIEVENISENSANVKIEACISAWKWNANTLYFHAGWKQENGLETNRGLDYNMGTLQGRGVFKGDMLSLYNHCPRWYGEGDEHIWIDNEEFPSHFGCGTEDYYNTTFAPIHPYFNPFGGAPREDDEASRGYNTFVRTRNLDIVPFNERLQFDFELISWDGGQVDYASTLFWYGDPETKMTNISDSKEALYVLPPAIYTEK
- a CDS encoding GH32 C-terminal domain-containing protein, which codes for MKYTAIRRKQFSRYVITSYICLFPFSHAIYGNSCLGTAPDHPFKKGAIAVWTFKDLNDATQKNSRLTKNGNVSVITLQGEEADASKARGGDALVAKFDGGFLSAGQGADNELNLNGKHLSILARVKANYITGYTPILTKAGNDQSLAYNVAFNPQGKNIYLEVLLGSDDIAGAHLLKYRIPREELTLWHDIIFRFNGKTSELYVDGQLRDDEVTVGDIRDWNRRPLLIGGQYKDGEGYSDTSNASAEFVFDGLIDHIGLWNRYLSDKEVMLLSGVQNLKDGRPEYYTEAYRPQFHFSAKKNWLNDPNGLIYYDGIYHMFFQYMPPHRPGAYKDWGHAISEDLIHWEQIPNHITPHKVWAGCWSGSAVVDEHNVTGFQNGDEKPIIAFITNGGHPDDGLGPLCTQCIAYSTDAGKTFTYYDKNPIIRNIHKANRDPKMVWDANSRQWIMSLYMDKGCEFGLFASNNLKDWRQLSSLTLDGVTECPGFFPLPVDGDSNNIKWLFYGANGKYKIGSFDGTHFQPETGILEGDFGRNFYAAMTWSNVPDGRCLHLAWMPTQRYPDMPFEQQMNFPTELTLHSTPNGLRAYRIPVREISNLYDQYDRWKNKTITAGNNILNKLKGDLYDMQFEFDMTRSSSFTIGIRGANIYYDADKQQIFCDGPTVDNKWADLGRATLKSIDGKMKLRILVDRTSIEIFGNDGEVVITSNFMPDLLNRFYSLSTDKQIKIVSADIYSLKSIWNIN